In Desulfobaculum bizertense DSM 18034, the genomic stretch GTCGTTATCGTCGTCACCTTTGAGGTCGAACTCGAAAACGCCATCGGCTCTATGGTCGTGTGTCTGCCCTATGCAACCCTCGAACCCATCCGCTCCAAGCTCCTCGCCTCCTTCCAGTCCGAACGACTCGAAGTCGACCATGCGTGGATTGCCCGATTCAAAGAGCGCCTGCTTGAGACCCCCGTCGAAATGGTCGTCGAGCTTGGGACTTCCGAGATTACCGGCCGTCAGCTTTTGAACCTCGAAGAAGGTGACGTCATTCTTCTCGACAAGGACGTTGACGAACTCCTCAAAGCAGAAGTTCAGGGCGTTAAGAAATTTTATGGTGTGCCTGGCACTGTAAAGGGCAGCAAAGCCTTTCAGGTTGTACACGAGGAAGAACCTCACTACGCCTAAGATCCCGCTGCTAGGTGATTCCAAAATCCCGCCGCTGTGGCGGGATTTTTTTTGTCCAAAGCCCAGCCCACTTGCGCTCTCCCGCACTTTTCAGCACAATAACAGCACATCACCCCCTGGAGGACTTTCATGCAGGAAAAACGCATGTCTTGCGAAATTCGCACAGATCAGGAATGCGAAATCTCTGGTATCCCGGCCGACATTTGGGCCGAAGCCGTTTTCGTCACCCCTGAAGAAGAAATTGCCATCGAAATCAATACCGATCAGGCCCCCCTTATCAGTATCGCCCTCGGCCCACACGTGAGCTGGAAAGGCACGGTCGCCGACCTCAAGCTCCTCTTGCAGGGCCGCGCGAGCTAAAAGCACAAAAAAAAGGATTCACCCCTCAACAAGGTGAATCCTTTTTTATTAACGGCTACTACTTAGCCAATCTCAACAAGCTCAATCTCAAAAGTGAGATCCTGGCCTGCCAGAGGATGATTTCCATCAAGAGTTACAGCCTCTTCAGAAATCTCGGTCACGGTCACGATGATCGGTGTGCCGTCTTCACGAGGTACCTGCAGAGACATGCCAACCTCAGGCTTGAGGTCTTCGGGGAAATGCTCACGAGGAACAACTGCAATGGCCTGCTCAACGCGCTCACCATATGCTTCCGCGCACGGAATATTTACCGTCTTCTTTTCACCAACTTCCATGCCCTCTACTGCAGCATCAAAGCCGGGAATCACTGCGCCAGCGCCCAGTGCGAACTCAAGAGGCTCGCGCTCACGAGAAGAATCAAACTCCGTCCCGTCGCTCAGGGTGCCTGTGTAGTGAATCTTGACAGTATCTCCGCTCTTGGCTGTCGCCATTGTGTTTCTCCTTAGTATTTACCGCTCCTAGCAGCGTT encodes the following:
- a CDS encoding FKBP-type peptidyl-prolyl cis-trans isomerase, with amino-acid sequence MATAKSGDTVKIHYTGTLSDGTEFDSSREREPLEFALGAGAVIPGFDAAVEGMEVGEKKTVNIPCAEAYGERVEQAIAVVPREHFPEDLKPEVGMSLQVPREDGTPIIVTVTEISEEAVTLDGNHPLAGQDLTFEIELVEIG